The following coding sequences are from one Nicotiana tomentosiformis chromosome 3, ASM39032v3, whole genome shotgun sequence window:
- the LOC104094992 gene encoding uncharacterized protein, which yields MAMVSKTRNMLEGLVKDGSFKWLTKNPSSLDEDLEEMGSSSTGKNWLPELSPVANVVIRKCSKILDISMSQLQENFDAEASDSIKHKSQYARNFLEYCCFRALALSIQVNGYLGDKLFRRLTFDMMVAWEFPAASSQPFASMDEDVTAGSEAFSRIASAVPIIANVIVTDSIFGVLTSSTGGRLLFSVYDKYLTNLERAIKKFKSQSESSHLSALRAARGEKILELDGTVTTQPVLEHVGISAWPGRLTLTNHALYFEALRVVSYDKAKIYDLSDDLNQIVKPELTGPWGTRLFDKAVLYKSVSLSEPVIMEFPELKGHTRRDYWLAIIREVLHVHQFILKFQITGIERDEVLLKAIFGILRVQALKDMSAKHPLCYEDLLMFNVCDQLPGGDLILETIANRSTVRELERTNSPKPKNRMYSISASALASNLGFVFGTSSHVPNETGIVVGEIAVGEMTPLERAVKESRSNYKKVVQAQATVDGVKVDGLDTNLAVMKELLSPMMQLGNWILFLAYWEDPFKSMIFCSVFSYIIVRGWLCYAFAVLLTFFAVFLVITRCLSQGKTVDELKVITPPPMNAMEQLLAVQTAISQAEEVIQDGNIVLLKFRALLLSIFPQASEKLVGALLVSALVMAFLPTRYIILLSFLELFTRYSPLRKASTERWARRLREWWFSIPAAPVVLERAKEDKKKR from the exons atggctATGGTTAGCAAAACCAGAAATATGCTGGAGGGTTTGGTTAAAGATGGGTCATTTAAATGGTTGACAAAAAACCCGAGTTCACTTGATGAAGATTTAGAGGAGATGGGCTCTTCATCCACTGGCAAGAACTGGTTGCCTGAGCTATCTCCTGTTGCAAATGTCGTTATCCGAAAATGCTCAAA AATCCTTGATATTTCCATGAGTCAACTTCAAGAAAACTTTGATGCAGAGGCTTCTGATTCCATAAAGCATAAATCTCAGTATGCTAGGAACTTCTTGGAATACTGTTGCTTCAGGGCTCTTGCCTTGTCTATACAAGTAAATGGTTACCTTGGCGACAAACTGTTTCGACGCCTTACATTTGACATGATGGTTGCATGGGAGTTTCCAGCAGCTTCTAGCCAGCCTTTCGCCAGT ATGGATGAAGACGTCACTGCTGGCTCAGAGGCTTTTTCCCGTATTGCTTCAGCAGTTCCTATAATTGCCAATGTGATAGTTACTGATAGCATTTTCGGTGTGCTTACGTCGTCAACAGGGGGTCGACTTCTTTTCTCAGTTTATGATAAGTACCTGACTAATTTGGAAAG GGCTATTAAAAAATTTAAGAGCCAGTCTGAGTCGTCCCATCTTTCTGCCTTACGTGCAGCAAGAGGGGAGAAAATTCTGGAGCTGGATGGCACTGTGACAACCCAGCCGGTGCTTGAACACGTGGGAATTTCGGCATGGCCTG GTCGGCTAACTTTGACAAATCATGCTCTCTACTTTGAGGCACTTCGTGTTGTGTCTTACGACAAGGCAAAGATATATGATCTGTCAGATGATCTAAACCAGATTGTTAAACCGGAGCTAACTGGACCATGGGGCACAAGACTCTTTGATAAAGCAGTCTTATATAAATCAGTTTCCTT GTCAGAACCTGTTATAATGGAGTTTCCTGAGCTTAAAGGACATACACGCCGTGATTATTGGTTAGCAATTATTCGGGAAGTTCTACATGTGCATCAGTTCATACTTAAGTTCCAGATTACTGGAATAGAGCGTGATGAGGTGCTTCTGAAAGCTATATTTGGTATATTGCGAGTACAAGCCCTGAAGGATATGAGCGCTAAACATCCACTTTGTTATGAGGATCTTCTTATGTTCAATGTATGTGATCAGCTTCCTGGGGGAGACCTTATACTAGAAACAATTGCAAATAGGTCAACTGTGAGGGAATTGGAGCGGACGAACTCTCCCAAACCTAAAAACAGAATGTACTCAATTTCGGCTTCAGCCTTGGCTTCCAACCTGGGTTTTGTTTTCGGAACAAGTTCTCATGTTCCTAATGAGACAGGAATTGTTGTGGGTGAAATTGCTGTGGGGGAGATGACTCCCTTGGAAAGAGCAGTTAAGGAATCCAGAAGCAACTATAAAAAAGTAGTGCAAGCACAAGCTACAGTAGATGGAGTGAAAGTTGATGGTCTTGACACCAACTTGGCAGTGATGAAG GAGTTGCTCTCTCCTATGATGCAGCTTGGAAATTGGATTCTTTTTCTGGCTTACTGGGAAGACCCTTTTAAGTCTATGATTTTCTGCTCGGTTTTCTCATACATTATTGTCAG GGGATGGCTGTGCTATGCCTTTGCGGTACTGCTCACTTTTTTTGCTGTCTTTTTGGTAATAACTCGCTGTTTAAGTCAAGGCAAGACAGTTGATGAACTAAAAGTAATAACTCCACCACCAATGAATGCCATGGAGCAACTTTTGGCTGTTCAAACTGCAATATCTCAAGCTGAAGAAGTGATACAGGACGGAAACATCGTTCTTCTCAAGTTCCGCGCGTTACTTTTGTCCATCTTCCCTCAG GCAAGCGAGAAGTTAGTGGGTGCTCTTTTGGTCTCGGCACTAGTTATGGCATTCTTACCTACGAGATACATAATCCTTCTGAGTTTCCTGGAACTCTTCACAAGATACTCACCTCTTCGGAAAGCAAGCACAGAAAGATGGGCTAGGAGACTAAGGGAGTGGTGGTTCAGTATCCCGGCAGCTCCTGTAGTTCTTGAAAGAGCCAAAGAAGACAAAAAGAAGAGATGA
- the LOC104118369 gene encoding VQ motif-containing protein 20: MSPPLKINRDSCHIKKPSFEQQQRNPVIIYTHSPKIIRTHPRDFMALVQKLTGFSRSEKDLSSSPKSEPNNYHDYNGNNDFKGGVFANVENKSKSDENNSISYNNAGNIQLVSEIKDTNSENDNHNDFGDITDQANFLCSAQSLFNYTDSLFFMPSMKEFPDY, encoded by the coding sequence ATGAGCCCTCCATTGAAGATCAACAGGGACTCTTGTCACATCAAGAAACCATCATTTGAGCAGCAACAACGCAATCCAGTTATAATTTACACTCATTCTCCCAAAATAATTCGTACCCATCCACGTGATTTTATGGCATTAGTCCAAAAACTCACTGGCTTTTCTCGTTCGGAAAAAGACCTCTCATCTTCGCCTAAGTCCGAGCCAAATAATTACCATGATTACAATGGTAACAATGATTTTAAAGGTGGGGTTTTTGCGAATGTTGAAAATAAGTCTAAGTCGGATGAAAATAACAGCATCAGTTACAATAATGCAGGGAATATCCAGTTGGTTAGTGAAATTAAAGATACAAATAGTGAAAATGATAATCATAATGATTTTGGAGATATTACTGATCAAGCTAATTTTTTGTGCTCAGCTCAATCACTCTTTAATTACACGGATTCCTTGTTCTTCATGCCCAGTATGAAGGAGTTTCCAGATTATTGA